In Labrus bergylta chromosome 1, fLabBer1.1, whole genome shotgun sequence, one genomic interval encodes:
- the clrn2 gene encoding clarin-2, with the protein MPSLWKRITFSVASVLCVGSVVLLVVALSTEQWVTGRILCKTGAEIVNASDPELEQFIGDIYYGLFQGGKSKKCGLGKRSSKIYIFPKLVRTLNGGLHMMVILFLLVAMGFAMVSLSFCIYNARKVPYQSIKGHKGLYLWNFIAALFGALALLCFLAALRHHSLTERVANFHENLFVLVVLDDSLDWSFWLGVGSIGSHFAVCGVVAMSRIKLPKPEIKKPEEPTISSLDLLY; encoded by the exons ATGCCTTCTCTGTGGAAACGGATAACCTTCTCGGTGGCCTCGGTGCTCTGTGTCGGCTCCGTGGTCCTGCTGGTAGTGGCCCTGTCCACGGAGCAGTGGGTGACGGGAAGGATTCTGTGCAAGACCGGGGCGGAGATAGTGAACGCTTCAGACCCGGAGCTGGAACAGTTCATCGGGGATATTTACTACGGTTTGTTCCAGGGAGGAAAGAGCAAAAAGTGCGGACTGGGCAAGAGGAGTTCCAAAATCTACA TTTTCCCAAAGCTTGTGCGGACATTAAACGGTGGTCTTCACATGATGGTGATCCTTTTCCTGCTGGTGGCTATGGGCTTTGCCATGGTCAGCCTGTCGTTCTGCATTTACAACGCACGCAAAGTTCCCTACCAAAGCATCAAAGGGCACAAAGGACTTTACCTGTGGAACTTCATCGCTG CCCTTTTCGGTGCCCTGGCCCTGCTGTGTTTCCTGGCAGCTTTGAGACATCACAGTCTGACTGAGCGGGTGGCGAATTTCCACGAGAACCTCTTTGTTCTTGTGGTCCTGGATGACAGCTTGGACTGGTCCTTCTGGCTCGGTGTGGGCAGCATTGGGTCTCACTTTGCCGTCTGTGGAGTGGTGGCCATGAGCCGGATCAAACTGCCCAAACCAGAGATCAAGAAACCTGAAGAACCAACGATCTCTTCTCTGGACCTGCTCTACTGA